One Gadus chalcogrammus isolate NIFS_2021 chromosome 4, NIFS_Gcha_1.0, whole genome shotgun sequence DNA segment encodes these proteins:
- the mapk12b gene encoding mitogen-activated protein kinase 12b: MSVLRSRTGFYRQEVNRTVWDVPERFRDLKQVGTGAYGTVCSALDRRSGLKVAIKKLHRPFQSKLFAKRAYRELRLLKHMKHENVIGLLDVFTSEIILDRFRDFYLVMPFMGTDLGKLMRLEKLTEERVQFLVYQMLKGLKYIHSAGIIHRDLKPGNLAVNPDCELKILDFGLARQADTEMTGYVVTRWYRAPEVILNWMHYTQTVDIWSVGCIMAEMLLGKPLFKGNDHLDQLKEIMKVTGTPAADFVVKLQSQDAKNYIRSLPKIPKRDMHTIFSKASSHAVGMLERMLLLDPEARVSAAEALATPFVSEFREPEEETEALPYDHSMDNTDLPVDQWKRHTFTEILTFSPLRDSKETSL, from the exons ATGTCGGTGCTGCGATCGAGGACCGGGTTCTACCGGCAGGAGGTCAACAGAACCGTGTGGGACGTTCCCGAGAGGTTCCGAGACCTGAAGCAGGTGGGGACCGGAGCCTACGGGACGGTGTG CTCGGCTCTGGACCGGCGCAGCGGACTGAAGGTGGCCATCAAGAAGCTCCACAGACCCTTCCAGTCcaaacttttcgccaagcgggcCTACCGGGAACTACGGCTGCTGAAGCACATGAAACATGAGAAC GTGATCGGGCTGCTTGACGTGTTCACCTCGGAGATCATCCTGGACCGCTTCCGGGACTT ttACCTGGTGATGCCATTCATGGGCACTGACCTGGGGAAGCTGATGAGGCTAGAGAAGCTCACAGAGGAGAGGGTCCAATTCCTCGTCTACCAGATGCTCAAGGGACTCAAG TACATCCATTCTGCCGGGATCATCCACAGA GACCTTAAACCTGGTAACCTGGCTGTGAACCCGGACTGTGAGCTGAAG aTCCTGGACTTTGGGCTGGCGAGGCAGGCCGACACGGAGATGACGGGCTACGTGGTGACGCGCTGGTACCGAGCACCGGAGGTCATCCTCAACTGGATGCACTACACCCAGACGG TGGACATCTGGTCTGTGGGCTGCATCATGGCAGAGATGCTACTAGGAAAGCCTCTGTTCAAGGGAAATGACC ACCTGGACCAGCTGAAGGAGATCATGAAGGTCACCGGGACGCCAGCTGCCGACTTTGTGGTGAAACTCCAGAGCCAAGAT GCCAAGAACTACATCAGAAGTTTACCAAAGATTCCTAAGAGAGACATGCACACCATTTTCTCCAAAGCAAGCTCCCACG cggtcgGGATGCTGGAGCgcatgctgctgctggaccCCGAGGCGCGGGTGAGCGCGGCCGAGGCCCTGGCCACGCCCTTCGTCAGCGAGTTCcgggagccggaggaggagacggaggcgcTGCCCTACGACCACTCCATGGACAACACCGACCTGCCCGTGGACCAGTGGAAAc GTCACACGTTTACAGAGATCCTGACCTTCAGTCCCCTGAGGGACTCCAAAGAGACGTCACtttga